A region from the Serinibacter arcticus genome encodes:
- the secE gene encoding preprotein translocase subunit SecE: protein MSETPTTAASKPDKHPEELGFFGRIVLFVRQVVAELRKVVTPTRPELINYTLVVLVFILVCMAFVFVLDFGIGRAVLWLLGTPSS from the coding sequence ATGAGCGAGACGCCCACCACGGCAGCCAGCAAGCCGGACAAGCATCCGGAGGAGCTCGGCTTCTTCGGTCGAATCGTCCTCTTCGTGCGACAGGTCGTCGCCGAGCTGCGGAAGGTCGTCACCCCGACCCGTCCCGAGCTCATCAACTACACGCTCGTCGTGCTCGTCTTCATCCTGGTCTGCATGGCGTTCGTCTTCGTGCTGGACTTCGGGATCGGGCGCGCCGTCCTGTGGCTGCTGGGAACCCCCAGCTCCTAG
- a CDS encoding pyridoxal phosphate-dependent aminotransferase: MTTSESSASPSSQSSAPVPPAARVSRRFAGIAESATLAVDAKAKALKAAGRPVIGFGAGEPDFPTPPAIVAAAAAAAQDPANHRYTPAGGLPVLREAIASATLRDSGYEISPASVLVTNGGKQAVFQAFGAVVDPGDEVLLPAPYWTTYPEAIRLAGGVPVEVFAGADAGYLVTVEQLEAARTSATKALLLCSPSNPTGAVYPPEQIEAIGRWALEHGIWVITDEIYQHLVYDDAVFTPVLKVVPELADTTIVVNGVAKTYAMTGWRVGWMQGPADVIKAATNFQSHLTSNVSNVSQRAAVAALTGDLSAVAEMRSAFDRRRRAMVAALSAIDGVDCPTPTGAFYAYPSVEGLLGREIRGVVPTTSAELASLILTEAEVAVVPGEAFGPSGYLRLSYALGDADLAEGVARLASLLGEAR; this comes from the coding sequence GTGACCACGTCGGAGAGCAGCGCGAGCCCGTCCAGCCAGTCCTCAGCCCCCGTGCCGCCCGCGGCGCGGGTCTCCCGCCGGTTCGCCGGCATCGCGGAGTCCGCCACCCTGGCGGTGGACGCGAAGGCGAAGGCCCTCAAGGCGGCGGGTCGGCCCGTGATCGGGTTCGGGGCCGGCGAACCCGACTTCCCCACCCCGCCCGCCATCGTCGCCGCGGCGGCCGCGGCCGCGCAGGATCCGGCCAACCACCGGTACACGCCGGCCGGCGGCCTCCCCGTGCTGCGCGAGGCGATCGCCTCCGCGACGCTCCGTGACAGCGGCTACGAGATCTCCCCGGCCAGCGTGCTGGTGACCAACGGCGGCAAGCAGGCCGTCTTCCAGGCGTTCGGTGCCGTCGTCGACCCGGGCGACGAGGTCCTGCTCCCCGCTCCCTACTGGACCACCTACCCCGAGGCGATCCGGCTCGCCGGCGGTGTCCCCGTCGAGGTGTTCGCCGGCGCGGACGCCGGCTACCTGGTCACGGTCGAGCAGCTCGAGGCCGCGCGCACGAGTGCCACCAAGGCGCTGCTCCTGTGCTCGCCGTCGAACCCCACCGGCGCCGTCTACCCGCCCGAGCAGATCGAGGCGATCGGCCGCTGGGCCCTCGAGCACGGCATCTGGGTCATCACCGACGAGATCTACCAGCACCTCGTCTACGACGACGCGGTCTTCACGCCCGTCCTCAAGGTCGTGCCCGAGCTCGCCGACACCACGATCGTCGTCAACGGCGTCGCGAAGACCTACGCGATGACCGGCTGGCGCGTGGGGTGGATGCAGGGTCCCGCGGACGTGATCAAGGCGGCGACGAACTTCCAGTCGCACCTCACCTCCAACGTCAGCAACGTCTCCCAGCGCGCCGCCGTCGCCGCCCTGACGGGCGACCTGTCCGCCGTCGCCGAGATGCGCAGCGCGTTCGACCGCCGCCGTCGGGCCATGGTCGCCGCGCTGAGCGCGATCGACGGGGTCGACTGCCCGACGCCGACCGGGGCCTTCTACGCCTACCCGTCGGTCGAGGGCCTGCTGGGCCGCGAGATCCGCGGCGTGGTGCCGACGACGTCCGCCGAGCTGGCGAGCCTGATCCTCACCGAGGCCGAGGTCGCGGTCGTCCCCGGCGAGGCGTTCGGGCCGAGCGGCTACCTGCGGCTGTCCTACGCGCTCGGCGACGCCGACCTGGCCGAGGGCGTCGCCCGTCTCGCGTCGCTGCTCGGCGAGGCCCGCTAG
- a CDS encoding sensor histidine kinase has translation MTTEPIPSAATVSASASTISTPSPQELSAEPRRRRWWGSIRARILLALVGLSAVALGAAGATLYGIERDRLEERMDDSLARTVAEVRAIAENDVDPATGAPFASAEDLLYFALQRYVPSDNEAAFSVGATGVLQYSELNRLRPDTDGELVGSLAGAAERTDVAIERLRTATADYRYVVLPVQVGETPPAALVVVFDRTAELATLTPTFRLYTLIAAIALLGIAVAGWLIVEKILEPLRLLRRTAQEIGSGDLERRIPVVGNDDLADMSVTINDMLARLEGAFTAQQQLLDDVGHELRTPLTVVRGHLELMDPDDVADATATRTLALDELDRMYHLVDDLMTIARVDRPDFVSPRACDVAGLTDDVLAKARSLGERRWRLDALAEGEARLDPQRITQALLQLASNAVRYSADGSTVGVGSAWNGSDLELWVRDEGIGIAEDEQELVLERFARGRGATTDSTGLGLAIVSSIARAHGGEVRIVSAPGRGTTVTIVVPDAEGGTLELPALSPTPDGRNPA, from the coding sequence ATGACGACTGAGCCGATCCCGTCCGCGGCGACCGTGTCGGCGTCGGCGTCGACGATCTCGACGCCGTCGCCGCAGGAGCTCTCCGCCGAGCCGCGACGACGCCGGTGGTGGGGCTCCATCCGGGCCCGGATCCTTCTCGCCCTGGTCGGCCTGTCCGCCGTCGCCCTCGGGGCCGCGGGCGCCACCTTGTACGGGATCGAGCGGGACAGGCTCGAGGAGCGGATGGACGACTCGCTCGCCCGGACCGTGGCGGAGGTCAGGGCGATCGCCGAGAACGACGTCGACCCCGCGACCGGGGCGCCGTTCGCCAGCGCCGAGGACCTCCTGTACTTCGCGCTGCAGCGCTACGTCCCGAGCGACAACGAGGCGGCCTTCTCGGTCGGGGCCACCGGGGTGCTGCAGTACTCCGAGCTGAACCGGCTGCGACCCGACACCGACGGCGAGCTCGTGGGCTCGTTGGCCGGGGCCGCCGAGCGCACCGACGTGGCGATCGAGAGACTCCGCACTGCGACCGCGGACTACCGCTACGTCGTGCTGCCCGTGCAGGTGGGCGAGACGCCGCCGGCCGCGCTCGTCGTCGTGTTCGACAGGACCGCCGAGCTCGCGACGCTGACCCCGACCTTCCGTCTGTACACGCTGATCGCCGCCATCGCGCTGCTGGGGATCGCCGTGGCGGGGTGGCTCATCGTGGAGAAGATCCTCGAACCGCTGCGGCTCCTGCGCCGGACCGCGCAGGAGATCGGCTCCGGTGATCTCGAACGCCGGATCCCCGTCGTCGGCAACGACGACCTCGCCGACATGAGCGTGACGATCAACGACATGCTCGCGCGGCTCGAGGGGGCGTTCACGGCGCAGCAGCAGCTGCTCGACGACGTCGGGCACGAGCTGCGCACCCCGCTCACCGTGGTCAGGGGCCACCTCGAGCTGATGGACCCCGACGACGTCGCGGACGCCACCGCGACCCGGACGCTGGCCCTGGACGAGCTGGACCGGATGTACCACCTGGTCGACGACCTCATGACGATCGCCCGGGTCGATCGCCCCGACTTCGTCTCGCCGCGGGCGTGCGACGTCGCCGGCCTCACGGACGACGTGCTGGCGAAGGCCCGCAGCCTCGGCGAACGGCGCTGGCGCCTGGACGCGCTGGCCGAGGGCGAGGCGCGGCTGGACCCCCAGCGGATCACGCAGGCGCTGCTCCAGCTCGCGTCCAACGCGGTGCGCTACTCGGCGGACGGCAGCACGGTCGGCGTCGGATCGGCGTGGAACGGCTCCGACCTCGAGCTGTGGGTGCGCGACGAGGGCATCGGCATCGCCGAGGACGAGCAGGAGCTCGTGCTCGAGCGCTTCGCCCGCGGTCGCGGCGCGACGACGGACTCCACGGGGCTCGGGCTGGCGATCGTCTCGTCGATCGCGCGGGCCCACGGAGGCGAGGTGCGGATCGTCAGCGCCCCCGGCCGCGGGACCACGGTCACGATCGTCGTGCCCGACGCCGAGGGCGGCACCCTCGAGCTGCCCGCCCTCTCCCCCACCCCTGACGGACGGAACCCGGCATGA